From one Streptomyces sp. ICC1 genomic stretch:
- a CDS encoding extracellular solute-binding protein translates to MSNPRAARRTTLRLGAVALTGALLAACGSGSDGTSAEGGGGRVTLTVDLFGAFGYQEAGLYAEYEQLHPNVKIKQTDTEDEQDYWKSLQTRLAGGGGLADVQGLEVGRIASVTQKQADKFTDLKEYGAGSLESEFAAAKWAAATTKDGKVLGLGTDVGPEAMCYRSDLFAAAGLPTDRTELAAKWATWDGYLDLGRQYRDKAPAGSSWLDSVGSLNAVMVGQAKERYYDASGTLIYENGPAVKSAWEASVKAAADGLSAKLDQWSPPWNQAFASGSFATMPCPAWMLGYIKGQAGDAGKGKWDVAKLPGGAGNWGGSYLAVPRAAQHKKEAYELVKWLTAPEQQTKLFRKQGNFPSAVKAIGQVADAKDPYFSDAPIGRIFGDAAEQAPVQVLGLHDKDIADQIANALSEVERKGTPPETAWSNAKKAVKNALG, encoded by the coding sequence ATGTCCAACCCCCGAGCCGCCCGGAGAACCACGCTCCGTCTCGGCGCCGTTGCCCTGACCGGAGCCCTCCTGGCCGCCTGCGGATCCGGTTCCGACGGCACGTCCGCGGAGGGCGGGGGCGGCCGGGTCACGCTCACCGTCGACCTGTTCGGCGCCTTCGGCTACCAGGAGGCCGGGCTCTACGCCGAGTACGAGCAGCTCCACCCGAACGTCAAGATCAAGCAGACGGACACCGAGGACGAGCAGGACTACTGGAAGTCGCTCCAGACCCGGCTGGCCGGCGGCGGCGGGCTCGCGGACGTGCAGGGCCTCGAGGTGGGCCGCATCGCGTCGGTGACCCAGAAGCAGGCCGACAAGTTCACGGACCTCAAGGAGTACGGGGCGGGCTCGCTCGAGAGCGAGTTCGCCGCCGCCAAGTGGGCGGCCGCGACCACCAAGGACGGCAAGGTGCTCGGCCTCGGCACCGATGTCGGACCCGAGGCCATGTGCTACCGCAGCGACCTGTTCGCGGCGGCGGGCCTGCCCACGGACCGTACGGAACTGGCCGCGAAGTGGGCGACCTGGGACGGCTATCTGGACCTCGGCCGCCAATACCGGGACAAGGCGCCGGCCGGCAGCTCCTGGCTGGACAGCGTCGGCAGCCTGAACGCCGTCATGGTCGGCCAGGCGAAGGAGCGGTACTACGACGCCTCGGGCACGCTGATCTACGAGAACGGCCCCGCGGTGAAGTCCGCCTGGGAGGCCTCGGTCAAGGCCGCGGCGGACGGGCTCAGCGCCAAACTGGACCAGTGGTCGCCGCCGTGGAACCAGGCCTTCGCCTCGGGCTCCTTCGCCACGATGCCCTGCCCCGCCTGGATGCTCGGCTACATCAAGGGGCAGGCGGGCGACGCGGGCAAGGGCAAGTGGGACGTGGCCAAACTGCCGGGAGGGGCGGGGAACTGGGGCGGCTCCTACCTCGCGGTCCCCCGCGCGGCCCAGCACAAGAAGGAGGCGTACGAGCTGGTCAAGTGGCTGACCGCCCCCGAGCAGCAGACCAAGCTCTTCCGCAAGCAGGGCAACTTCCCCTCCGCGGTGAAGGCCATCGGTCAGGTCGCCGACGCCAAGGACCCCTACTTCTCGGACGCGCCGATCGGCCGGATCTTCGGCGACGCCGCCGAGCAGGCGCCGGTCCAGGTGCTGGGGCTCCACGACAAGGACATCGCCGACCAGATAGCCAACGCCCTGAGCGAGGTCGAGCGCAAGGGCACACCGCCCGAGACCGCCTGGTCGAACGCGAAGAAGGCCGTCAAGAACGCCCTGGGCTGA
- a CDS encoding DUF5937 family protein, which yields MSVTIDITGLPPERIGFAPSPLAELCMALHALSQPGHHPGLASWTSTTAAALDPCLADRLLEGDFMWRSSFADLFMAFAGIPGGSGLPGATLAAELDVLDRLDDERFVSAALEHCRFALYNEGGGPSPLADPLARAKALETASARGPQQLAFAVRVLDDTAGVRVWLRRLLEDCDEAFFAETWRRIGPRQSADVRHKAEVLRRKGLPAALKEVSAALSVDEELTTVTVDKMVHGSTTATDPRIGDGLLFVPTNFGWPHLLVLHAPCWRPVVHYPLGSPELASSPGSVELLQRRMEALAHPMRMMLCRNMARAPYTTGELAAAYGITAPEVSRHLSVMKKAGLLQTRRQGRYVQYQLDLAAVARIGSDFIEGILR from the coding sequence ATGAGCGTCACCATCGACATCACCGGGCTCCCGCCGGAGCGGATCGGCTTCGCGCCGTCCCCGCTCGCGGAGCTCTGCATGGCGTTGCACGCGCTCTCCCAGCCCGGCCACCACCCCGGGCTCGCCTCCTGGACCTCCACCACCGCCGCCGCGCTCGATCCCTGCCTCGCGGACCGGCTGCTGGAGGGCGATTTCATGTGGCGCAGCTCCTTCGCCGACCTCTTCATGGCGTTCGCCGGGATTCCCGGCGGCTCCGGTCTGCCCGGTGCGACGCTGGCCGCCGAGCTCGACGTACTGGACCGGCTGGACGACGAGCGGTTCGTTTCGGCCGCGCTGGAGCACTGCCGGTTCGCCCTGTACAACGAGGGCGGCGGCCCCTCGCCGCTCGCGGACCCGCTCGCCCGGGCCAAGGCGCTGGAGACGGCCTCCGCGCGCGGGCCGCAGCAACTGGCCTTCGCCGTACGCGTACTGGACGACACCGCCGGTGTCCGGGTGTGGTTGCGCCGCCTGCTGGAGGACTGCGACGAGGCCTTCTTCGCGGAGACCTGGCGCCGGATCGGGCCCCGGCAGAGCGCCGACGTCCGCCACAAGGCGGAGGTGCTGCGCCGCAAGGGACTGCCCGCCGCGCTCAAGGAGGTCTCGGCGGCGCTGAGCGTCGACGAGGAGCTGACCACCGTGACGGTGGACAAGATGGTGCACGGCTCCACCACCGCCACCGACCCCCGAATAGGCGACGGCCTCCTCTTCGTCCCGACGAACTTCGGCTGGCCGCACCTGCTGGTGCTGCACGCCCCGTGCTGGCGCCCCGTCGTCCACTACCCGCTCGGCTCGCCCGAACTGGCCTCTTCCCCGGGGTCGGTGGAGCTGCTGCAGCGGCGCATGGAGGCACTGGCCCACCCGATGCGGATGATGCTGTGCCGCAACATGGCGCGCGCTCCGTACACGACGGGCGAGCTGGCGGCCGCGTACGGGATCACGGCGCCGGAGGTGTCGCGCCACCTGTCGGTGATGAAGAAGGCCGGACTGCTCCAGACCCGCCGCCAAGGGCGTTATGTCCAGTACCAGTTGGATCTGGCGGCCGTGGCGCGGATCGGCTCCGACTTCATCGAGGGCATCCTCCGCTAG
- a CDS encoding sugar ABC transporter permease, producing MAAYAFVAPFFTLFAAFGLFPLLYTAYVSVYRVELQNPGEMEWRGLGNYTALFTDPFFWTALRNTFTIGVLSTVPQLLVALGLAHLLNYKLRALTFFRTALLLPYATSVAAASLIFAQLFGRDFGLVNQLLGLVGFDPVDWQSGTAASQIAVSTIVVWRWTGYNTLIYLAGMQSIPGELYEAAEVDGASKWRQFLHVTLPGLRPTIVFTVVVSTIGATQLFGEPLLFEGSMSGGISHQYQTLGLYMYEQGWGFFHLGRAAAIAWVMFLLIVALVGVNSLLLRRRSHKEAGR from the coding sequence CTGGCCGCGTACGCCTTCGTCGCCCCCTTCTTCACCCTGTTCGCCGCGTTCGGGCTGTTCCCGCTCCTCTACACGGCGTACGTCTCCGTCTACCGCGTCGAGCTCCAGAACCCCGGGGAGATGGAATGGCGGGGCCTCGGCAACTACACCGCCCTGTTCACCGATCCGTTCTTCTGGACGGCCCTGCGCAACACCTTCACCATCGGCGTCCTGTCCACCGTGCCGCAGTTGCTCGTCGCCCTGGGCCTGGCCCACCTCCTCAACTACAAGTTGCGCGCGCTGACCTTCTTCCGCACCGCGCTGCTGCTGCCGTACGCGACCTCCGTCGCCGCCGCCTCGCTGATCTTCGCCCAGCTCTTCGGGCGGGACTTCGGGCTCGTCAACCAGCTGCTGGGGCTGGTCGGCTTCGACCCGGTGGACTGGCAGAGCGGTACGGCCGCCTCACAGATCGCCGTCTCGACCATCGTGGTGTGGCGGTGGACCGGCTACAACACGCTGATCTACCTGGCGGGCATGCAGTCCATTCCCGGCGAGCTGTACGAAGCGGCCGAGGTGGACGGGGCCTCGAAGTGGCGGCAGTTCCTCCACGTGACCCTGCCCGGACTGCGCCCCACCATCGTCTTCACCGTGGTGGTCTCCACCATCGGCGCCACCCAGCTCTTCGGGGAGCCGCTGCTCTTCGAGGGGTCCATGTCCGGTGGCATCTCGCACCAGTACCAGACCCTCGGCCTGTACATGTACGAGCAGGGCTGGGGCTTCTTCCACCTGGGCCGGGCGGCGGCCATCGCCTGGGTGATGTTCCTGCTGATCGTGGCGCTGGTCGGGGTCAACTCCCTGCTCCTGCGCCGACGTTCCCACAAGGAGGCCGGCCGATGA
- a CDS encoding beta-eliminating lyase-related protein: MAAGRAARRKLSHSLREATVGELLADLGALAPDPDEPADIYGDGVVARLERRVAELLGTEDAAFFPTGTMAQQVALRCWAGRTGNPVVALHPMSHPERWEGGALSVVSGLRTVHPTGEPRQPTASEVAELPEPFGTLMLELPLRDAGFVLPTWEELSALVATARERDAVVHVDGARLWESTVHFGRSLPEIAALADSVYVSFYKSLGGISGAALAGSGTLVAEARVWRHRYGGQIFRQFPAALSALAGLERELPKLPSYVAAARVVAGALSSALAASPGVPWFRVTPEVPHTHQFQVWLPYDADRLTEAGVRLAEETGTLLFRRWSPDGPPGLSVTEVEVTEPGLSWTEADVAEAVAGFVARL, translated from the coding sequence GTGGCCGCGGGGCGGGCGGCACGGCGCAAGCTGTCGCACAGCCTGCGGGAGGCGACGGTCGGCGAACTGCTGGCGGACCTGGGCGCCCTGGCCCCGGACCCGGACGAGCCGGCCGACATCTACGGCGACGGCGTCGTGGCCCGGCTGGAGCGGCGGGTCGCGGAGCTGCTGGGCACCGAGGACGCGGCGTTCTTCCCGACCGGGACCATGGCCCAGCAGGTCGCGCTGCGCTGCTGGGCCGGCCGGACCGGGAATCCGGTGGTCGCCCTGCACCCCATGAGCCACCCGGAGCGGTGGGAGGGCGGCGCGCTGTCGGTCGTCTCGGGCCTGCGGACCGTCCACCCGACGGGCGAACCGCGCCAGCCGACGGCCTCGGAGGTCGCGGAGCTGCCGGAGCCGTTCGGGACGCTGATGCTGGAGCTGCCGCTGCGCGACGCGGGGTTCGTGCTGCCGACGTGGGAGGAGCTGTCGGCGCTGGTGGCGACCGCACGGGAGCGGGACGCGGTCGTCCACGTCGACGGGGCCAGGCTGTGGGAGTCGACGGTCCACTTCGGGCGCTCCCTGCCGGAGATCGCGGCGCTGGCGGACTCGGTGTACGTCTCCTTCTACAAGTCGCTGGGCGGCATCAGCGGGGCGGCCCTGGCCGGGTCCGGGACGCTGGTGGCGGAGGCGAGGGTCTGGCGCCACCGGTACGGGGGCCAGATCTTCCGCCAGTTCCCGGCCGCGCTGTCAGCCCTGGCCGGGCTGGAGCGGGAGCTGCCGAAGCTCCCGTCGTACGTCGCCGCGGCGCGGGTGGTGGCGGGCGCGCTGTCCTCGGCGCTGGCCGCCTCCCCCGGGGTCCCCTGGTTCCGGGTCACTCCGGAGGTGCCGCACACCCACCAGTTCCAGGTGTGGCTCCCCTACGACGCGGACCGCCTCACCGAGGCGGGCGTCCGCCTGGCGGAGGAGACGGGCACGCTCCTCTTCCGCCGCTGGTCCCCCGACGGCCCCCCGGGCCTGTCGGTGACGGAGGTCGAGGTCACGGAGCCGGGCCTGTCCTGGACGGAGGCGGACGTGGCGGAGGCGGTCGCCGGCTTCGTGGCCCGCCTCTAG
- a CDS encoding carbohydrate-binding protein, giving the protein MYRRHTPPTTPPGGGRDAYAAIQAESYDEQAGTAKETTTDTGGGQDLTTIGNGDWALYRGVDFGTAGPATQFRGRVAGGAAGGVSGLVEVRLDSRTSAPVGSFAVASTGGWQSWKTVPANITGVTGKHDVYLTFTSGQPADYVNLNWFDFGH; this is encoded by the coding sequence GTGTATAGGAGGCACACCCCCCCCACCACCCCGCCGGGCGGCGGCCGCGACGCGTACGCCGCCATCCAGGCCGAGTCGTACGACGAGCAGGCCGGGACGGCCAAGGAGACCACCACGGACACCGGCGGCGGCCAGGACCTGACCACGATCGGCAACGGTGACTGGGCCCTGTACAGGGGCGTCGACTTCGGCACGGCCGGTCCGGCCACACAGTTCCGCGGGCGCGTGGCCGGCGGTGCGGCCGGCGGGGTCAGCGGGCTGGTGGAGGTCCGGCTCGACAGCCGCACCAGCGCGCCGGTCGGCAGCTTCGCCGTGGCCTCCACCGGCGGCTGGCAGAGCTGGAAGACCGTGCCCGCGAACATCACGGGCGTCACGGGCAAGCACGACGTGTACCTGACCTTCACCAGCGGCCAGCCGGCCGACTACGTGAACCTCAACTGGTTCGACTTCGGGCACTGA
- a CDS encoding carbohydrate ABC transporter permease produces the protein MSSSPGARRGGRLTYAVLVCAVVVSAFPLYWTLVAASRSNADMARPMPSLLPGPRLLGNLQAVLDEADIGRALLNSLIVSSAITVGTVLCSTLAGFAFAKLRFRGRGALLSAVVASMMIPPQLGVIPLFMLIVKLHWVNQLQAVVLPGLVSAFGVFFMRQFLAQSLPDELIEAARVDGASYARVFWSIVVPVARPAMAVLGLLTFMTAWNDFFWPVVALSSQEPTVQVALRQLGGGYVHDQSVIMAGTLLGTLPVLLVFGLLGRQIVGGIMQGAVKG, from the coding sequence ATGAGCTCCTCCCCGGGCGCCCGGCGCGGTGGCCGGCTCACCTACGCGGTCCTGGTCTGCGCGGTGGTCGTCTCGGCGTTCCCGCTGTACTGGACCCTGGTCGCGGCGAGCCGCTCCAACGCCGATATGGCGCGGCCGATGCCCTCACTGCTGCCCGGTCCGCGACTCCTGGGCAACCTGCAGGCGGTCCTGGACGAGGCGGACATCGGCCGGGCCCTCCTCAACTCGCTGATCGTCTCGAGCGCCATCACGGTCGGTACGGTGCTGTGCTCCACCCTGGCCGGCTTTGCCTTCGCCAAACTGCGGTTCCGGGGACGCGGGGCCCTGCTGAGCGCCGTCGTGGCGTCGATGATGATCCCGCCGCAGCTGGGAGTGATCCCGCTGTTCATGCTGATCGTGAAGCTGCACTGGGTCAATCAGCTCCAGGCCGTCGTCCTGCCCGGGCTGGTCTCCGCCTTCGGCGTGTTCTTCATGCGGCAGTTCCTCGCGCAGTCCCTGCCGGACGAGCTGATCGAGGCGGCCCGGGTCGACGGGGCCTCGTACGCCCGGGTCTTCTGGTCGATCGTGGTGCCGGTGGCCCGGCCGGCCATGGCCGTCCTCGGGCTGCTCACCTTCATGACGGCCTGGAACGACTTCTTCTGGCCGGTGGTCGCACTGTCCTCGCAGGAGCCGACCGTGCAGGTCGCCCTGCGCCAGCTGGGCGGCGGCTACGTCCACGACCAGTCCGTGATCATGGCGGGCACCCTGCTCGGAACGCTGCCCGTGCTGCTGGTCTTCGGCCTGCTGGGCCGGCAGATCGTCGGCGGCATCATGCAGGGCGCGGTCAAGGGCTGA
- a CDS encoding glycoside hydrolase family 64 protein, whose translation MKTPAHTPRPRPRQRPHPRPLRSRPLLVLLSALIALAGTLLVAPAATRAAAADYTQGVTAQGSGAVRIRFAPSAPAALVDVHYLPGGGLGQQNLRMANDGGTWQQTVSGLAAGATLEYWFTYEKGGPLHDTPHFTATIGSGGGGGGGGGGSGSGGFPITFQNNTRGAYTDAQIHVTVLGQVTPGQWSYMKPDGSMAHINHLDAAAPGHLVKKGVAYPNMSFTLAQTGGTVPSPASIRGGRIYVSLGSPVYIPVSPDDQGWGGPDLRNPADPNSDVYYDWYEYTYVRGQVAFGGNTTMVDQFGFPMTSRLRQASSGYDTTRGITLTRAQVMQQYAASVGDAFKPLQNTHRIVAPRSSSLFLEGGSRQNHLSAYIDQVWSRFTTQQFSLTRLGETFSGRVSGSALVFGKNGAGSFVLRKPTSPDVMACAGALASGNDTEKQLGAEFCAAFHRGVALDPATWYAPSAYYAGPAKNDYAGFFHTVGLDQRAYGFPYDDVNDQSSVQILGNADPPTGLTLGIGW comes from the coding sequence ATGAAGACTCCCGCGCACACTCCACGTCCACGGCCGCGACAACGACCACACCCGCGGCCGCTCCGCAGCCGTCCCCTCCTGGTCCTGCTGTCCGCGCTGATCGCCCTGGCGGGGACCCTCCTGGTGGCCCCCGCGGCCACCCGGGCGGCCGCCGCCGACTACACGCAGGGCGTCACCGCGCAGGGCTCCGGCGCGGTACGGATCCGGTTCGCGCCGAGCGCCCCGGCGGCCCTGGTGGACGTCCACTACCTGCCGGGCGGCGGGCTGGGCCAGCAGAACCTCCGGATGGCGAACGACGGCGGGACCTGGCAGCAAACCGTCTCCGGCCTGGCGGCCGGCGCCACGCTCGAGTACTGGTTCACGTACGAGAAGGGCGGACCGCTCCACGACACCCCGCACTTCACCGCCACGATCGGCTCCGGCGGGGGCGGGGGCGGAGGTGGCGGCGGGAGCGGGAGCGGCGGCTTCCCGATCACCTTCCAGAACAACACCCGCGGCGCTTACACCGACGCGCAGATCCACGTCACCGTCCTCGGCCAGGTGACCCCGGGCCAGTGGTCGTACATGAAGCCCGACGGCTCGATGGCCCACATCAACCACCTGGACGCGGCGGCCCCCGGCCACCTCGTCAAGAAGGGCGTCGCCTACCCGAACATGTCCTTCACGCTCGCCCAGACCGGCGGGACGGTGCCCTCCCCGGCCTCGATCCGCGGAGGCCGGATCTACGTCTCCCTCGGCTCGCCCGTGTACATCCCGGTCTCTCCCGACGACCAGGGCTGGGGCGGCCCCGACCTGCGCAACCCCGCCGACCCCAACAGCGACGTGTACTACGACTGGTACGAGTACACCTACGTGCGGGGCCAGGTCGCCTTCGGCGGGAACACCACCATGGTCGACCAGTTCGGCTTCCCGATGACCTCGCGGCTGCGCCAGGCCTCGAGCGGCTACGACACCACCCGGGGCATCACCCTGACCCGCGCCCAGGTCATGCAGCAGTACGCGGCGTCCGTCGGTGACGCGTTCAAGCCGCTGCAGAACACCCACCGCATCGTGGCGCCGCGTTCCTCGAGCCTCTTCCTGGAGGGCGGCAGCCGGCAGAACCACCTGAGCGCCTACATCGACCAGGTCTGGAGCCGCTTCACCACCCAGCAGTTCAGCCTGACCCGGCTCGGCGAGACCTTCTCCGGGCGGGTGAGCGGGTCCGCGCTGGTCTTCGGCAAGAACGGCGCGGGCTCCTTCGTCCTGCGCAAACCCACCTCGCCCGACGTCATGGCCTGCGCGGGCGCGCTGGCCTCGGGCAACGACACCGAGAAGCAGCTCGGCGCGGAGTTCTGCGCCGCGTTCCACCGGGGCGTCGCCCTGGACCCCGCCACCTGGTACGCCCCGTCGGCGTACTACGCCGGTCCGGCGAAGAACGACTACGCCGGCTTCTTCCACACCGTGGGCCTGGACCAGCGGGCCTACGGCTTCCCCTACGACGACGTCAACGACCAGTCCTCCGTGCAGATCCTGGGCAACGCCGACCCGCCGACCGGGCTCACCCTCGGCATCGGCTGGTAG
- a CDS encoding LacI family DNA-binding transcriptional regulator, which produces MAEQLSAEQLSAARPTLEAVAARAGVSRATASRVVNGGEGVRPRLVDKVQAAIRDLGYVPNHAARTLVTRRTGAVAVIIAEPEIRIFSDPFFSRQVRGISKELTANDTQLVLLLVEDRGDYDRIERYLAGGHVDGALAFSLHTDDPLPAITRRIGMPTVYGGRPGWTGGAGEHGPVSYVDADNRGGAREAVRYLVELGRRQIAHIAGPLDQTSATDRLDGYRDVLLDADPALIAEGDFTAAGGARAMAELLERSPGLDAVFAANDLMATGALGVLRERGRSVPGDVALVGFDDAELVAESAEPPLTTVRQDIEGMGRLMARLLLRTLDKDQGARGVPGSVITPTSLVRRGSA; this is translated from the coding sequence GTGGCCGAACAGCTCTCCGCCGAACAGCTCTCCGCCGCCCGGCCCACGCTGGAGGCGGTCGCGGCGCGCGCCGGGGTGTCCCGGGCCACCGCCTCGCGCGTCGTCAACGGCGGCGAAGGGGTCCGCCCGCGGCTGGTGGACAAGGTCCAGGCGGCCATCCGGGACCTCGGCTACGTGCCCAACCACGCGGCGCGCACGCTGGTGACGCGCCGCACGGGCGCCGTCGCGGTGATCATCGCCGAACCGGAGATCCGGATCTTCTCCGACCCCTTCTTCTCCCGCCAGGTCAGGGGCATCAGCAAGGAGCTGACCGCGAACGACACGCAGCTGGTGCTGCTGCTGGTGGAGGACCGCGGCGACTACGACCGCATCGAGCGGTACCTGGCGGGTGGCCACGTCGACGGCGCGCTCGCCTTCTCCCTGCACACCGACGACCCGCTGCCCGCCATCACCCGCCGCATCGGCATGCCCACGGTCTACGGCGGCCGGCCCGGCTGGACGGGCGGCGCCGGGGAGCACGGTCCGGTGTCGTACGTCGACGCCGACAACCGCGGGGGCGCGCGCGAGGCCGTACGGTACCTGGTGGAGCTGGGGCGGCGGCAGATCGCGCACATCGCCGGGCCGCTGGACCAGACTTCGGCGACCGACCGGCTGGACGGGTACCGGGACGTGCTCCTCGACGCCGACCCGGCACTGATCGCCGAGGGCGACTTCACGGCGGCGGGCGGGGCCCGGGCGATGGCCGAGCTGCTGGAGCGCAGTCCGGGGCTGGACGCGGTGTTCGCCGCGAACGACCTGATGGCCACGGGCGCGCTGGGCGTGCTGCGCGAACGGGGCCGGTCCGTGCCGGGGGACGTGGCGCTGGTCGGTTTCGACGACGCGGAGCTGGTGGCGGAGAGCGCCGAGCCGCCGCTGACGACCGTGCGCCAGGACATCGAGGGCATGGGACGCCTGATGGCGCGCCTGCTGCTGCGGACCCTGGACAAGGACCAGGGCGCTCGCGGAGTTCCCGGCTCGGTGATCACCCCGACCTCGCTGGTCCGGCGCGGCTCGGCCTGA
- a CDS encoding M28 family metallopeptidase produces the protein MPSRRIAAATAALAAAALVSPLLLAGPAGATGSPQSDAAKGDALAKKLVKESTGKGANNHLKVFQAIADYNKGTRVAGSRGHVQSAQYVEAVMRASGYKVTKNEFDFVFVETVAETLKVNGPAGRDVPIKLMTYTASGPANGVTAKLAVAPVDADGTNGCEPGDFAAGAFTGKVALIKRGGCAFAVKQANAAVAGAVGAVIYNNTAGALNGTIGEADAGKIPTGGTTQAEGERLAAEAAAGPVEVTLDIREFRENRKTYNVVAETRGGDENNTVFLGAHLDSVTAGPGINDNGSGSAGILQVAQRLASSQWKVKNKVKFAWWSAEEFGLLGSEAYVGGLSDAQKKQIKLYLNFDMIASPNAAYFVYDGDDSDKVGSGPGPEGSAQLEKGINDFLDAKKIPREGTDFSGRSDYGPFIAVGIPSGGTFTGAEGIKTPEQAAKFGGQAGVAYDVNYHGKGDTIENIDQKALDINVDVIADAVGHYAHDLAPLSKPVPAQPSTGGGTGGGLHEGHDEVKQ, from the coding sequence ATGCCCTCTCGCCGTATAGCCGCAGCCACCGCCGCCCTGGCGGCCGCGGCCCTCGTCTCCCCGCTGCTGCTCGCGGGTCCCGCCGGTGCCACCGGCAGCCCGCAGAGCGACGCCGCCAAGGGCGACGCGCTGGCAAAGAAGCTGGTCAAGGAGTCGACCGGCAAGGGTGCCAACAACCACCTGAAGGTGTTCCAGGCGATCGCCGACTACAACAAGGGCACGCGCGTGGCGGGTTCCCGCGGCCACGTGCAGTCGGCCCAGTACGTCGAGGCCGTCATGCGGGCGTCCGGCTACAAGGTCACCAAGAACGAGTTCGACTTCGTGTTCGTCGAGACGGTCGCCGAGACCCTGAAGGTCAACGGCCCGGCCGGCCGCGACGTCCCGATCAAGCTGATGACGTACACGGCGAGCGGCCCGGCGAACGGCGTGACGGCCAAGCTCGCCGTCGCCCCGGTCGACGCGGACGGCACGAACGGCTGCGAGCCCGGCGACTTCGCCGCGGGCGCCTTCACCGGCAAGGTCGCCCTGATCAAGCGCGGCGGCTGCGCCTTCGCGGTCAAGCAGGCGAACGCGGCGGTGGCCGGCGCGGTCGGCGCGGTCATCTACAACAACACCGCGGGCGCCCTGAACGGCACCATCGGCGAGGCGGACGCGGGCAAGATCCCGACCGGCGGCACCACGCAGGCGGAGGGCGAGCGGCTCGCCGCCGAGGCCGCGGCCGGTCCGGTCGAGGTCACCCTCGACATCCGCGAGTTCCGGGAGAACCGCAAGACGTACAACGTCGTCGCGGAGACGCGGGGCGGCGACGAGAACAACACCGTCTTCCTCGGTGCGCACCTCGACTCCGTCACGGCGGGCCCGGGCATCAACGACAACGGCTCCGGCTCGGCCGGCATCCTCCAGGTCGCGCAGCGCCTCGCGAGCAGCCAGTGGAAGGTCAAGAACAAGGTCAAGTTCGCCTGGTGGTCGGCGGAGGAGTTCGGCCTGCTCGGCTCCGAGGCGTACGTCGGCGGGCTGAGCGACGCGCAGAAGAAGCAGATCAAGCTCTACCTGAACTTCGACATGATCGCCTCGCCGAACGCCGCGTACTTCGTCTACGACGGCGACGACTCGGACAAGGTCGGCTCGGGCCCCGGCCCGGAGGGATCGGCGCAGCTGGAGAAGGGGATCAACGACTTCCTCGACGCCAAGAAGATCCCGCGTGAGGGCACCGACTTCTCGGGCCGCTCGGACTACGGCCCGTTCATCGCGGTCGGCATCCCGTCGGGCGGTACGTTCACGGGCGCCGAGGGCATCAAGACGCCGGAGCAGGCCGCGAAGTTCGGCGGGCAGGCGGGTGTCGCGTACGACGTGAACTACCACGGCAAGGGCGACACCATCGAGAACATCGACCAGAAGGCGCTCGACATCAACGTCGACGTCATCGCGGACGCGGTCGGCCACTACGCCCACGACCTGGCGCCGCTGTCGAAGCCGGTCCCGGCGCAGCCGAGCACCGGCGGCGGCACCGGCGGCGGCCTCCACGAGGGCCACGACGAGGTCAAGCAGTAG